cttgttccacaacttgcttgccttcaaaatgtagaaaatgaatatcatacgactaaaataactcatagaataacctccttatcatgttaataaccctagtctcaccccaaagtacatgttataacattcgaaacttgtcgactttcgacgaaacttattttcttcaattggtttagcttctaagatttccaaccctcttggtactcgttattcatgatcttaaatatttgtaacctccaaggtaacatgattaacttactttatgtgcTTCCAAATAAAATCTCATTTCCGatcttacatcaatgacttacgatgtactctcacgtatgaaaacttggggtgtaacatcattcccccctttggaacattcgtcctcgaatgttgactgatgcgcttataagtttcataaactatggctcttacaaatactttaatgttcatcttgccatctaagcaacaattttgtgaataaatccaaacgcttgggcattccccccttttaggcctctttgtcacgccatgacatgtggtcggaatttttccaacatcgtaacatttgctaccttatatcatgcagtatgtacgactgtgtccttatatgagtgcctagcgactcgtcttccctttttcctccatcttttagccaatctataagcctcaccgtatgaacatatacagaattatgaaaagctgtccctctaggcatctataggtgtattgatgtctttcgcttggtactttatcgaacttaagactattgctatctcttgtttcatagccttgcatatctatccttatggatttactacatctaggcaggttatactataccataaaacttacttcgttttataattaccgaggcttgctacccaactccaggttactctctcgctgcttatcctatatgtataaatctaagtcctttagtgcttcctcatttttattcatcttaagaataacaaacaaatctcatctcatactttggaacttgtacccatctattgtttattcaccttaatgttgatctataatctatcactgataacttgcaacctcttacgtaatacactgtcactagggctcacatcttattggggaacatctgaagtgattttcctgatccacctagggataatactatacttcaataaccgtatttcattgcatcccaacgcgattcatcttatgggggtattctaatccccgCAATTAATGAAATACCTTTCTTGTTAAATCATTattcaatcaaaggcctaagaatcatcctcttatctatcacaattacacccttattctaccgccagAGCAACATtctatctcttctaaatgcacctagtcttagactcctctgtgttcattcaggctgtatagagttttttattcatatggaaatcatcagctccattgttttgatgggtttaatccctaggacatacatattctcgtcaccttctcactcaccttttcatatcaTTACACCTATCTGCCTAAAatcttgttgctctacaatactttaccttaggacctacaccgatctatttatactacttgcaaccttcctttaacttgctagcaccataaatttcctttcgtgccttcttagttgtccttaaatgtaagcaattacttttgctggtcgttctatcacttgttgcatgaatacgtagcttgtctttttgcccacgaatactataatttcctgtacctcatatgatctcaaacatcacctttgatggatTTTTtccccattcattagccatgataggtgccactttcttttggagtgtatacaatattgtagtgagactgttgttacaagatcatttactctttagctcactatgcttaggtggaaaccttctttcttatttcctcagctagtctttcattgtagtacttggggagaccttctgactcttgtaaagttgcgaacTTGATATATCATACACCCGAAGGAAATTTTCgttgttcttactcgcctataataatccttagttacataactttgtgcctttgtgctcgtagggttacttctaagctcaaatttttattgtctccttagtggcactctctcttattttcataaacctttaaaatggtacctttaactgcctcaactcctatctgaattttttttcaaatgattgtgatctcgtatatgcgagactgaattcactatgctgcgattcactacatttatctattgatttatctgtgacctcttgtctagccataactgggctcttcctgaatcaactactaattactcgttggtccatatatatatatatattctgcataatccctcttgggatatatcctttgtcttaacttatctcttgccactagctcctgatgtttcaaatgtccattcacacttatttatcaataacatcctggccagaaacttttactgcctcttcCCGGTGtcatgcttgtataatgttctggagtcgcaacatatctgcaggaactgaataaatgtaacatcatccctttctcctttttaccacattctttctttaccattccatagttaaatgaaccgcttaactccgacttaatatcatatcacaccatattcccccctttaggggagtactaagatttagtactacgatgatctacctatagttgttttaccttttcatatttggcatcttttcacattatcaatgaaccttaatcgccttatggtaaccttctgtaccagggataactaaatttcttacgcacgaaggtaaCACCTACTGTAActagcacacttagtcccttaagattaactctgctcagagtgctttcTTTAGGTAAGCGATTTCCTAAAtggcctttaaaggttattcgtctgttgtctattctattattgttggagcacgatctttgaaattctcacgatgtcgaccattatcaaatcctctgatccctaattcatgttcgattttatcttattcaccatcccatactgatttttattactctggggtcctacctttcctcttggtaatcacgttgaagtcatcAAATCATTTCTCGAAttaagaatatgactttatggcttatactcttttattgccttaaggcttgtcacctcttgtattttccttcacttgactatagactctatcatcgtgtcatattttgatttactgttatcacccatatatcacatcttactcatgatgcttcatttattttcttttattctccggataatatttcttttgtctatcactttattctgaaaacttcaacaaaaagttctttccctataagctcccctagcttcatctcactggctcttgggaatgcctaacattctttttttactcggggctagagtcatactaaggtaaatatttgtcccttctaggatcccactgcctatcttctgaaatttttgaatattctagtattcgtatctgattgtactactctagagttcaccatctgggtgtcttagaaggagatctattaccacatttgtaccatctttcggaaatgttagttaatgataacaacctatccacaataatatctgttagctcccatagaacataactgagatgggtgtggccaattgtacttacctctgtcattgatgaaggtaccaaaatgcttatatttctctgcctaatttgaaaatattgacaatcttcattatctgggtgcctcgtacccctcttcaccttacttcttttacttgttaaaacttgtatctagattctgaattcctcatagattttcaccatattcgtgaatagatatccgtgccttaagACTCCTTATTAAGAAgaatacacatcttagtacacccACGACTATAGAGCGGCtgggtagagtaaaatagatactatatataatgcatgctagactcatggaatcaccttctaaaccttttggagtgacttaagaacattgtGGACATCCATatcctcaatatgaaccttagtaggattcaaggatcatacacgcttgcttagaataattttataaggaaagaacaacatggacaaccttagttgctaggagtagatccgttatgaagtagcgtattcatttcactttagatcatgccaaaagaaagaagaaagtgccttaacataccttaaacccgttgagtccttaatcacttccaagcaactcttcaaacaagtcaacacaatctatcatagtataaggagattcaaaatcagtgctgagcaaaggctaagtctataacttaagctagtagctcgtttacgtaaatttgggcagcatctcccttgtaacaagggcctcctccaataccatataccaacaacaattaccagagcaatccatcaatacataattatcaatatcaagacaccatataacaacaacaagtcacaactacattacgacgagcggcaagctccgattggaatccgtataccccttatcaatccttatagacttcttacttcaacataaaagtatcattaacatgataatgaagtcattaatcaatgattccagccttaaaccatatatttataacaacgaaaataatccacaacttcaactatcctcaattagcaactttattcactagttcatgtctagcccatccatttaacttaatcaacatcaagataaccttaggcacaagcaagaccACAAtacacataccttatacagtaacttcaagtcaaaatccaagttatattcagtttataACAaaccttaatagcaatacaacacaatagaagtgacttaagctaatccaagtattatcttgtagtttatcatcctaacaacttaaccaacatacaagcaagattaagaacaattagtaggatgttatactcaccttatacagcagcaaaaacttggaatttcatccaaatacagcccacaacaatccttaatgacaacacaacctcaaagaggtgttgttcttcactagaactaagttttgatgttgaaatatggtgtaatcactttggaatcacttcaaacccttgtggtatatgtttagtagggttaggagaagtttggagacgaagtttagttgaaaaatgagcaaaaataggcgtccaaatcgtttataaattgaagtaggtcaaccaccgcctaagtgggtcccattgggagctgtttgcgcggtctcgcgaatatctctctactccgatgtcgtattgacgaaAGGTTTAATGCTTTAGAAACTatactcgtagaccttcaatttggtaggtacaacaccccatgattccaagtatatttggagaaattctcagatacatttgacctaaatttcagcaaatttatgaatgtaacttgtgatgacctttgccaactcttgttccacaacttgcttgccttcaaaatgtagaaaatgaatatcatacgactaaaataactcatagaataacctccttatcatgttaataaccctagtctcaccccaaagtacatgttataacattcgaaacttgtcgactttcgacgaaacttattttcttcaattggtttagtttctatgatttccaaccctcttggtactcgttattcatgaacttaaatatttgtaacctccaaggtaacattattaacttaatttatttgatttaaaatagaatctcatttccgagcttacatcaatgacttacaacgtactctcacgtatgaaaacttggggtgtaacaaaaagtttcctgcaaatgggtcaaatggtcctctgcgtaCAGGGActtgactagcatatcatcaatatatacctccattgatttacctacttAATGCTCGAAAATTTTATTTACTAGGCATTGGTACGTtgcccctgcattttttagcccgaaggacaTTACGTTGTAGCAGTATGTACCATGCTTTGTGATGAACGAGGTTTTTTCCCTATCCACAAGGTTTATGATCGATGCTCAGCCCGTGGGAGGTTATTTCCGACGGTATTCCTATCATATCTAGATGGTACCAGGCGAAACAGTTGATATTGTTAGTATGAAATTGAATGAACCCTGTCTTGAGTTTGGGGGTCaaccccgttcccaggtataccttacgaTCCAGGAGGTGCTCGATTAAAATGGTCTACTCTAGCTCTTCGACTGTAGATTTAGTTGCGTCCGATTCTTTGGGGGCGATGAAGGTTTGGGGAGCAAAGAAATCTTTCTCGTCGTTCTCGGGGGCCTGTGTGTTTCTATCCTCGGGAATATGGGGATTCAGCGCCTCATAGTGGACTGCAAACATTTCTTTTGCTACATGCTGTTCTCCATGTATAGTCGTGATGCCGTCCCTCGTGGGAAACTTTATCACCTGATGTAAGGTTGACGATACTGCCCTCATGCtgtgtatccaaggcctgccaggtaatgcattgtacctcatgttgcCGTCGATGACTTGGAACTCGGTGTTCTGGATCACGCCGGACGTGTCGATCGGGAGGGTGATCTCCCCTTTCGTTACTTCGCCAGTCATGTTGAATCCATGGAGGACTCGAGGGATTAGGGCGACTTGATTGAGCAGCCCTAGCTGTTCTACTACCTCTAATAtaattatgttggccgagctgcCTGGGTCCACAAGCACGCGCTTTATCCTGGTATTATTTAAAAGAAACGAGATCACCAACGCATTGTTGTGCAGCTCTATCATGGCCTCCAGGTCCTCCTCACTGAATACGAGGGTGTCTTCAGGCATGTGGTTTAGGGTCGGTCCCTCTTCCATGATGGACGTTCTCGTCCGTTTGAACATGGGTCATTGGGGAACGTCAGTTCCTCCAATAATCATGTGGACGCCATGTCGGAGAGCCTCCCCTTCCGCTCGGGTTGAGTTCGGTGGTGTACCGATATCTGAAGTAGTCGTGTCCTTCTCTTTGCTATTTTCAAGGTTCCGGTTCCCCATTCTGTTCACCGAGCCATACGTTTtgtcctgaaatcgaagatcttggacaagaaaatgtGTGAAAGATGACTTGcattgtgcaatgaaaccagcaagaaaataatcactattatttttagccccatggtgggtgccaaactgtttatcgtgaaaatggtaataacaattaaatttgtaaatgggactctaaaaatacgtgatctatttttatgctagatgttaaagcagttgatgctaggcgtatgaagataagagatgaaatgcgagctaaaatagagttataatcaaaccggGGGGCTTGTTATCCGGGACTCGGACTGACCGAtgaagggcctcgaggtcgatgcctaggCTCGAGCTCAAGTTATCGGGGGTAACTGGGAAGGGAATAACAGTTAGAATATAGTTAAAGGACACTCTTTTtagccaatatcaagcaataaatgaggaacaagtatgaaagcaataggTGAAAGAGGTAGCCTCGAGTGAGCAAgttagagaaatgagagagatttgttattgatcttatgtagaatggttggagcaacaACAGTCGAACCttacaaagtgatggggatcccctttatataggaggggaatcccgttatagtacaaaatgcattaactaTAAAGGCACGAAGATGGGACGCTTGGATGTGACACCTTGATACAGGCTTCGGGTAGGTCGGCTTTGTCAgatttagccgtgtgccttgggaattcccctttCTTGTACTATAGCTATTAATATGCGATGCCCCCCGTGGCCGGTACCCGACGACTCCTGAGGGTAGGTCTCGACCTTGGATTCGAGCCTTGAGGAGCATGGCCGCGAGGCAACCTAATGACGGGGAAATCGAGCCCCTGGTTTTACCGCATACATTTTGTCTTACTTTGAAGAGGTCCGATTTCCTAGTCGCGACTTTTATTGCCccgacatgtgcctttacgaaCGAATCAACAAGCATGGCGAAGGAATCAATGGAATTGGGTGGAAAATTGTGGAACCATATCATTGCCCCCTTCGATAGAGTTTCTCCAATCTTTTTAACAAAACATAttcaatttcatcatctttctaagtcatttccttttattGCGATGTATAAGAAGCGACATACTCATTAGGATCAGTGGTTCCATTGTACTTGGGAATTTCTAGCATGCGAAATTTCTTCGGATTGGGATTCGGAGCCGCACTTGGTGGGAAAGGCTTCAgtacaaacttcttcgaatccaaaccctttaaAATCGtaggggtgcccccggtatttgatcaactCGTGAGTTGTATGTTTCTAGCTTTTTATCGTTagcctcaattttcttttctcctaATTCGATCCAtttagtgagctcctcgagcattttcatgatgGCGGGGTCAGTTCCCAATCCATTATCATTCGATTTTTCCGCTATAGGCTCGACCCTGTGAATAACTTCCTGTGATGCATCGAGTTCAATTCTGCTTGGTGatcgattctgattttggagctgCACTATCACAACATACTGAGTCTAcaacatttcaaatatcattcgaaggctaatccCGCCTTCTTCACCACTCTATGCGTTCTATTCAACTTCCCAGGCGTCTCTACAGATGCTATTTTTAGGGTTGGTGCCTAAATTTCCATGAATCGCAACACGAGAATTGACATCGACTGGATCTACGGCCTGTGGTCCATTGGGATTGATTGGAGGTACTCCGTTTCCTGGGGAGACTATGTGCTCGTTCTCGCCATGAAGACCAAGGCCGGTGTCTGTGTGAGTGGGCACTACTTgcgagtttgacatgttgattcctCAAATCAAAGACACTTACGAGAACAAGTGTAAAGCAATGTGTGTTATGAGGATTAATACTAGGCAATCACTaatatccttagccccacggtgggcgcctaACTATTTACCCTGataattggataacaattaaacttataatctGATTTTACGGATACGTGATTTCACCTAACACTAATGGATGAATATAAAGATGAACAACGGGAATTGACAATAAAATAGAGCAAACTGGCTTTGCAACGTAATTAAGCTCTCAAGTTCGTACGCCCTTGAACAGATTAATGCCACAATAGTAAAAGATACAATAAGCTGATGAACAAGAATGTAAGCTAAGAAATGTTATATTGCTCTGATATTCGTGAATGTAGGGTGTCTACAAATGATGGGGaatcctctttatatagtagaggagtcctaattatggtataactctaattatagaagtaaatcccatgattagcctaattacagaagtaaatcccatgattacagaagtaatatattccttgtggttttggcaagattcgatgcgcgaggaggtcgattcgaaaggaaagggcatcgcggagtagacttttagCCGTcctgaggtgagtaatagatgtaaatgctattcttagggtttgaaaccccgtactttcacatcgtaacgctatattgaggtgtgacacgcactccatggcgagtgcggggtcagatactattggggattgtgacttggtccatcatgtgtgatgtttatactatactggtgattgatacacatacttcattaatattactgggcttgatgccatgtttggggccttatgc
This genomic stretch from Nicotiana sylvestris chromosome 9, ASM39365v2, whole genome shotgun sequence harbors:
- the LOC104241578 gene encoding uncharacterized protein, with product MEEGPTLNHMPEDTLVFSEEDLEAMIELHNNALVISFLLNNTRIKRVLVDPGSSANIIILEVVEQLGLLNQVALIPRVLHGFNMTGEVTKGEITLPIDTSGVIQNTEFQVIDGNMRYNALPGRPWIHSMRAVSSTLHQVIKFPTRDGITTIHGEQHVAKEMFAVHYEALNPHIPEDRNTQAPENDEKDFFAPQTFIAPKESDATKSTVEELE